One Salvelinus namaycush isolate Seneca chromosome 4, SaNama_1.0, whole genome shotgun sequence genomic window carries:
- the LOC120046178 gene encoding somatostatin receptor type 5-like, whose amino-acid sequence MDSSFTSETFHNAGSIADPTTSYVDEDMYLQEDLDVFSVTMAVLYLAVCIVGLGGNTLVIVAILKLDKMASATTVYIFNLALADGLFMVGLPFIAMQNFQNHWAFGDLACKLVMVLDGINQFTSVFCLTVMSIDRYMALVDPLRFARWRTPRRAKIVSGFLWLFSLLPVLPMTIHFSARDGLCNLDPQVASDSWWLAFITYTFVLGFALPFLVMIVSYTALVVTLRTHRHQASSPGQESPRLETQVTKMVVAVVLAFAVCWLPFYAFNFCSLYHTDLVLTFARCFEFVVLLSYSWSCANPILYACLSETFGRHFLTLLCPTKRFPSVQCNPDTERYDLNDTSGMGNSAVA is encoded by the coding sequence ATGGACTCCTCATTCACCTCAGAGACGTTTCACAATGCGGGGTCGATAGCTGACCCCACCACCAGTTATGTGGACGAGGACATGTATCTGCAGGAGGATCTGGATGTGTTCAGTGTGACCATGGCTGTTCTCTACCTGGCTGTGTGCATCGTAGGGCTGGGCGGGAACACCCTGGTCATCGTTGCTATCTTAAAGCTGGACAAGATGGCTTCTGCCACCACGGTGTACATCTTCAACCTGGCCCTGGCCGACGGCCTCTTTATGGTGGGCCTCCCCTTCATCGCCATGCAGAATTTCCAGAACCACTGGGCATTCGGGGACCTGGCCTGCAAGCTGGTCATGGTCCTGGACGGCATCAACCAGTTCACCAGCGTCTTCTGCCTGACCGTGATGAGCATTGACCGTTACATGGCACTGGTTGACCCGCTGCGGTTCGCCCGCTGGCGCACGCCCAGGCGGGCCAAGATAGTCAGCGGCTTCCTGTGGCTGTTCTCTCTGTTGCCTGTCCTCCCCATGACCATTCATTTCTCGGCTAGGGACGGCCTGTGTAACCTGGACCCCCAGGTGGCTTCCGACTCCTGGTGGCTGGCCTTCATCACCTACACATTTGTCCTGGGCTTTGCTCTGCCCTTCCTGGTTATGATTGTCTCCTACACCGCCTTGGTGGTCACATTGAGGACCCACCGCCACCAGGCCAGCTCCCCAGGCCAGGAGAGCCCTCGCCTGGAAACCCAAGTCACCAAGATGGTGGTGGCGGTGGTGCTGGCATTCGCCGTGTGCTGGCTGCCGTTCTATGCCTTCAACTTCTGCTCGCTGTACCATACGGACCTGGTGCTGACCTTCGCCAGGTGCTTTGAGtttgttgtgctgttgtcctaTTCCTGGAGCTGTGCCAACCCCATCCTGTACGCCTGCCTCTCAGAAACCTTCGGACGCCACTTCCTCACCCTCCTCTGCCCCACCAAGAGGTTTCCCAGTGTGCAATGCAACCCTGACACTGAGCGCTATGACCTCAACGATACAAGCGGGATGGGCAACAGTGCGGTGGCATAG